The genomic window GTGGAGAGAATAAAATTACTATTTAACCCCTAGCGATCGCTAAATTGAAAAGAGAATACTTCTAAACCCAAGCTTTCTAGTTAAAGTCAAAGAAATAATTAATTAACATTGTATAACTAAACTATTGCTGCCTTAAAAACTGTTATTTCTGAACTTGGTTTCAAGTTGTTCAACACATAACTGGCGTTTAGGTAATGGTTACTTAGTAATAAATCCGCTCGAATTTAAAGGTGTAAAAAAATTGACGCGATCGCCTAGATATATTTCCTCTACCAAAGGTTTGAATTTACCAATGTAAATATTTTTTTAGACAAGTTAAGCTCGTAAAATATTTTTGCAGTTCAATTAAACAACATACTTCATAAATTAAATCAACCGGATGGTGAAGAATTGAAAGTAGATGCTATATTGACCTAAGTAAATAAATAGTGATGGCAATTTATTCAATTAATTTGCTACTGTTAAAGTTAAAAGTGTCGTCAAAAAACGAATAATAGAGAGAATACTATGCCACATACAATTGTTACAAATATCTGTGAAGGCGTTGCGGATTGCGTAGATGCTTGTCCTGTAGCTTGTATTCATGAAGGTGCAAGCAAAAATACTAAGGGTACAAATTGGTACTGGATTG from Synechocystis sp. PCC 7509 includes these protein-coding regions:
- a CDS encoding indolepyruvate ferredoxin oxidoreductase subunit alpha, which codes for MPHTIVTNICEGVADCVDACPVACIHEGASKNTKGTNWYWIDFATCIDCGICIQVCPVEDAILPEERPDLQQTP